Proteins found in one Sorghum bicolor cultivar BTx623 chromosome 1, Sorghum_bicolor_NCBIv3, whole genome shotgun sequence genomic segment:
- the LOC8070516 gene encoding uncharacterized protein LOC8070516 codes for MADAPAMPSSPPASAGNGDPSSPSVPVPRVLPSTMLLDNPPPSSGRARGPRGGRAAAASGSGGRGGGRGTKSTLTVATSYGTDGRKPDRLVEAVKKVPTDVDAGLASADILQLALAKGPMFEWLSYWPEKGFRKEDHPY; via the coding sequence ATGGCGGATGCGCCGGCGATGCCCTCGTCACCACCGGCGTCCGCTGGCAACGGCGATCCATCCTCGCCTTCCGTACCCGTCCCTCGTGTGCTCCCCTCCACAATGCTCCTTGACAACCCGCCTCCTTCCAGCGGTAGGGCGCGGGGCCCGCGCGGCGGCAGGGCGGCTGCGGCGTCGGGGAGCGGCGGGCGAGGTGGCGGCAGGGGGACGAAGTCCACTTTGACGGTTGCGACTTCATACGGTACAGATGGGAGGAAGCCGGACCGGCTCGTCGAGGCGGTTAAGAAGGTGCCGACAGACGTGGACGCGGGACTGGCATCCGCCGACATTCTGCAGCTGGCGTTGGCGAAGGGGCCTATGTTCGAGTGGCTGAGCTACTGGCCGGAGAAGGGGTTCCGCAAGGAAGATCACCCCTACTGA